Proteins co-encoded in one Pseudomonas beijingensis genomic window:
- a CDS encoding 2-octaprenyl-3-methyl-6-methoxy-1,4-benzoquinol hydroxylase: MRADLLIVGAGMVGSALALALQGSGLQVLLLDGSPMSVKPFDPQAAFEPRVSALSTASQRILERLGVWDGITTRRVSPYTDMHVWDGSGTGQIHFSATSLHAETLGHIVENRVVQDALLDRLHDCDLGLLANARLEQMRRSGDDWLLTLADGRTLRAPLVIAADGANSAVRRLTGVATREWDYLHHAIVTSVRSARPHRMTAWQRFTDNGPLAFLPLERDGQHDWCSIVWSTTPEEAQRLMALDDTAFCNELERAFEGQLGTVLSADPRLCVPLRQRHAKRYVAEGLALIGDAAHTIHPLAGQGVNLGFLDAAVLAEVLLHAAGRGERLADVKVLSRYERRRMPHNLALMAAMEGFERLFQADPLPVRWLRNTGLKLVDRLPEAKALFVREALGLIGDLPDLAKA; encoded by the coding sequence TTGCGTGCAGATCTGCTGATTGTCGGCGCCGGTATGGTCGGCAGCGCCCTGGCGCTGGCGTTGCAGGGCAGTGGCCTGCAAGTGCTGTTGCTCGACGGCAGCCCGATGAGCGTCAAGCCCTTCGATCCCCAGGCCGCGTTCGAGCCCCGGGTCAGCGCCTTGTCGACGGCCAGCCAGCGGATCCTCGAGCGCCTGGGCGTCTGGGACGGCATCACCACCCGGCGTGTCAGCCCTTACACCGACATGCACGTCTGGGACGGCAGTGGCACCGGGCAGATCCATTTTTCCGCCACCAGCCTGCATGCCGAGACGCTTGGGCACATCGTTGAAAACCGCGTGGTGCAGGACGCCTTGCTGGATCGGCTGCATGACTGCGACCTGGGCTTGCTGGCCAACGCCCGCCTGGAGCAGATGCGTCGTTCCGGCGACGACTGGCTGCTGACCCTGGCCGATGGCCGCACCTTGCGCGCGCCCCTGGTCATTGCCGCCGACGGCGCGAATTCCGCTGTGCGCCGCCTGACCGGCGTGGCGACGCGCGAGTGGGATTACCTGCACCACGCCATCGTCACCAGCGTGCGCAGCGCCCGGCCGCATCGAATGACGGCATGGCAGCGCTTCACCGACAACGGTCCGCTGGCGTTCCTGCCCCTTGAACGTGACGGCCAGCACGATTGGTGCTCGATTGTCTGGTCCACCACCCCCGAAGAAGCACAGCGCTTGATGGCGCTTGATGACACCGCATTCTGCAACGAACTGGAACGCGCCTTCGAAGGCCAGCTCGGCACGGTGCTGAGTGCCGACCCGCGCCTGTGCGTGCCGCTGCGCCAGCGACATGCCAAGCGCTACGTGGCCGAAGGGCTGGCGCTGATCGGCGACGCGGCCCATACCATTCATCCGTTGGCCGGGCAGGGGGTGAACCTGGGCTTCCTCGACGCCGCCGTGCTGGCCGAAGTGCTGCTGCACGCGGCTGGCCGTGGCGAGCGGTTGGCGGACGTGAAGGTGTTGAGCCGCTACGAGCGGCGCCGCATGCCCCATAACCTGGCGCTGATGGCGGCGATGGAGGGGTTCGAGCGGTTGTTCCAGGCCGATCCGCTGCCGGTGCGCTGGTTGCGTAACACCGGGCTGAAACTGGTGGACCGCCTGCCTGAGGCCAAGGCGTTGTTCGTGCGCGAGGCACTGGGATTGATTGGGGATTTGCCGGATTTGGCCAAGGCCTGA
- a CDS encoding YecA/YgfB family protein, protein MPIQNSPYQAFATLLSTSGHPVSPAELHGLLLGRSCAGAGFDADGWLADAAELLEGEPADNVRNALIGLQEMVKGELTSDDMTVVLLLPTDDAPLAERAAALGQWCQGFLAGFGLTRREYALSEEAKEVLQDLAAISQVQDALEESDDGESDYMEVMEYLRVAPLLLFTETKKTDAAAPKPSLH, encoded by the coding sequence ATGCCCATTCAGAATTCCCCGTATCAAGCATTCGCCACCCTGCTGAGCACCAGCGGTCATCCTGTCTCGCCTGCCGAACTGCATGGCCTGTTGCTCGGGCGCAGTTGCGCCGGCGCCGGCTTCGATGCCGACGGCTGGTTGGCCGACGCCGCCGAGCTGTTGGAAGGCGAGCCGGCGGACAACGTTCGTAACGCGCTGATCGGCCTGCAGGAAATGGTCAAGGGCGAGCTGACCAGCGACGACATGACCGTCGTCCTGCTGCTGCCCACTGACGATGCCCCCTTGGCCGAACGTGCCGCGGCGCTGGGCCAGTGGTGCCAGGGCTTCCTCGCCGGCTTCGGTCTGACCCGTCGCGAATACGCGCTGAGCGAAGAGGCCAAGGAAGTGTTGCAGGACTTGGCCGCGATCTCCCAGGTCCAGGATGCCCTGGAAGAGTCCGATGACGGCGAAAGCGACTACATGGAAGTGATGGAGTACCTGCGGGTCGCGCCATTGCTGCTGTTCACCGAGACCAAGAAAACCGATGCAGCGGCCCCCAAGCCGTCCTTGCATTAA
- a CDS encoding TIGR02449 family protein, whose product MEDTDLQALMARLELLIDRVEQLKSQNGLLLAQEKTWREERAHLIEKNEIARRKVESMISRLKALEQDS is encoded by the coding sequence ATGGAAGACACCGACCTGCAAGCGCTGATGGCCAGACTCGAACTGCTAATTGACCGGGTCGAGCAACTTAAGAGCCAAAACGGACTCCTATTAGCTCAGGAAAAAACCTGGCGCGAGGAACGCGCGCACCTCATTGAAAAAAACGAAATCGCCCGGCGTAAGGTCGAATCGATGATTTCGCGCCTCAAGGCCCTGGAGCAAGACTCATGA
- a CDS encoding cell division protein ZapA — protein MSSSNSVTVQILDKEYSIICPQEERSNLVSAARYLDGKMREIRSSGKVIGADRIAVMAALNITHDLLHRQDTPDVQVSGSTREQVRDLLDRVDLVLATDPDVTKG, from the coding sequence ATGAGTTCAAGCAATAGCGTTACCGTGCAGATCCTCGACAAAGAATATTCGATCATCTGCCCCCAGGAAGAGCGTAGCAACCTGGTGAGCGCCGCCCGTTACCTGGACGGCAAGATGCGCGAGATCCGCAGCAGCGGCAAAGTCATCGGTGCCGACCGCATCGCCGTGATGGCCGCCTTGAACATCACCCACGACCTGTTGCATCGCCAGGATACGCCGGACGTACAGGTCAGCGGCTCGACCCGTGAACAGGTGCGCGACCTGCTCGATCGGGTGGATCTGGTGCTCGCCACCGATCCGGACGTCACCAAGGGCTGA
- a CDS encoding EVE domain-containing protein, which translates to MAYWLMKSEPDELSIQGLEKLGQARWDGVRNYQARNFLRAMVVGDTFFFYHSSCPEPGIAGIGKIIQAAYPDPTALDPDSHYFDPKASPDKNPWTAIDVAHVETFRHVLKLDYLKQQTALAQMPLVQKGSRLSVMPVTAEQWAAVVALKP; encoded by the coding sequence ATGGCCTATTGGCTGATGAAATCCGAGCCCGATGAATTGTCTATCCAAGGCTTGGAAAAGCTCGGCCAGGCCCGATGGGACGGCGTTCGCAACTACCAGGCGCGCAATTTCCTGCGAGCCATGGTGGTGGGCGACACGTTCTTTTTCTACCACTCCAGTTGCCCCGAGCCGGGCATTGCCGGGATCGGCAAAATCATCCAGGCGGCCTATCCCGACCCGACGGCCCTGGACCCGGACAGCCATTATTTCGACCCCAAGGCCAGCCCGGACAAAAACCCCTGGACCGCGATCGACGTGGCCCACGTCGAGACGTTCCGTCACGTGCTGAAGCTCGACTACCTCAAGCAACAGACCGCCCTGGCGCAAATGCCGCTGGTACAGAAAGGCTCGCGGCTTTCGGTGATGCCAGTGACGGCTGAGCAGTGGGCGGCGGTGGTTGCGCTGAAACCTTGA
- a CDS encoding flagellar basal body-associated protein FliL: MKAWIMLMLALSLPVAAMAEEAKEGEAPKVSYITLSPPFVGNYGLDGTAKLKVYKADVALRVTGDAAAAAVKANEPLIRNQLVALFAQQTTEAMNNLEAKEKLRQEALKQTQQVMNDETGKPMVDDLLFNNLIIQ, encoded by the coding sequence GTGAAAGCGTGGATCATGTTGATGCTGGCCCTGTCGCTGCCTGTGGCGGCGATGGCCGAAGAGGCCAAAGAAGGCGAGGCGCCGAAGGTCAGTTACATCACCCTCAGCCCGCCCTTCGTGGGCAATTATGGCTTGGACGGCACGGCGAAGCTGAAGGTCTACAAGGCTGATGTGGCCCTGCGTGTGACCGGTGACGCCGCCGCTGCGGCGGTCAAGGCCAACGAGCCGCTGATTCGCAACCAATTGGTGGCGTTGTTCGCCCAGCAGACCACCGAGGCGATGAACAACCTCGAAGCCAAGGAAAAACTACGTCAGGAAGCGTTGAAGCAGACCCAGCAGGTGATGAACGACGAGACCGGCAAGCCGATGGTGGATGATCTGTTGTTCAACAACCTGATCATTCAGTAA
- a CDS encoding NADPH:quinone oxidoreductase family protein has translation MKAVLCKEFGPAESLVLEDVASPVAKKNEVLLDVHAAGVNFPDTLIIEGKYQFKPPFPFSPGGEAAGVVSEVGEKVSHLKVGDRVMALTGWGSFAEQVAVPDYNVLPIPASMDFNTAAAFSMTYGTSMHALKQRANLQPGETLLVLGASGGVGLAAVEIGKAMGARVIAAASSAEKLAVTKAAGADELINYNETSLKDEIKRLTDGQGADVIYDPVGGDLFDQAIRAIAWNGRLLVVGFASGRIPELPVNLALLKGAAVVGVFWGSFAQRQPQDNAANFQQLFGWFAEGKLKPLVSQVYPLSNAAQAINDLGQRKAVGKVVVQVR, from the coding sequence ATGAAAGCCGTGCTGTGCAAAGAATTCGGCCCCGCCGAATCGCTGGTGCTGGAAGACGTCGCCAGCCCCGTCGCCAAGAAGAACGAAGTGCTGCTGGACGTGCACGCCGCCGGGGTGAATTTCCCGGACACGCTGATCATTGAGGGCAAATATCAATTCAAGCCACCCTTCCCGTTCTCTCCTGGCGGCGAAGCGGCGGGCGTGGTCAGCGAGGTGGGTGAGAAAGTCAGCCACTTGAAGGTCGGCGACCGGGTGATGGCGCTGACAGGTTGGGGCAGCTTTGCCGAACAAGTGGCGGTGCCAGACTATAACGTGCTGCCGATCCCGGCATCGATGGACTTCAACACCGCTGCCGCCTTCAGCATGACCTACGGCACTTCGATGCACGCCCTCAAGCAACGGGCCAACCTGCAACCCGGCGAAACCCTGCTGGTGCTCGGCGCCTCCGGCGGCGTTGGCCTGGCCGCCGTGGAAATCGGCAAGGCCATGGGTGCTCGGGTGATCGCCGCCGCCAGCAGCGCGGAGAAACTTGCCGTGACCAAGGCCGCTGGCGCCGACGAGTTGATCAACTACAACGAAACCAGCCTCAAGGATGAAATCAAACGCCTTACCGACGGCCAGGGCGCCGATGTGATCTACGACCCGGTGGGCGGCGACCTGTTCGACCAGGCCATCCGCGCCATCGCCTGGAACGGCCGGCTGCTGGTGGTCGGCTTTGCCAGCGGGCGCATCCCCGAACTGCCGGTGAACCTGGCCCTGCTCAAGGGCGCCGCGGTGGTGGGTGTGTTCTGGGGTTCCTTCGCCCAACGCCAGCCCCAGGACAACGCCGCCAACTTCCAACAATTGTTCGGCTGGTTCGCCGAGGGCAAGCTCAAGCCGCTGGTGTCGCAGGTGTATCCGCTGAGTAATGCCGCTCAGGCGATCAATGACTTGGGGCAGCGCAAAGCGGTGGGGAAGGTGGTTGTTCAGGTGCGTTGA
- a CDS encoding S-type pyocin domain-containing protein: MRERIENSKVIDSEYRNIFIKLTETTIKELEQAKKSAIGARPLSPLEKAKTEHEVTLKSIHSKETEYQARTKNAYSLYGHNPFFLMKELSFKRVMESLQTSPPNIAVAYSAIDNAYRSALELKRLSLQNDILAGQLEHASKKVEQAAVKSGQSDSASAANEKLRIINQEKNTHLQLLPGFLLRKVSSTLGATGGLTSSQSLRNYKAALAKIIATERAAIAAFAKANPNIKPPLSKPELDALNNLVALQAKTNLGKRWQDYHVSLLHSESVRHLIKTTNAFTGLIDRALAAERLQEQLRVAAEKKAQALKQAQARAAAQRAEQERKQKIAAALADRFNALLHQFNQAQPEDINQKLPWMQQKHRELSIAHRDATKAEHAVGNLFNVLTSDSRKTSLRKAQADIDATFRLKHHIENIQLSTASGTLASARPLMTTPDGLIAGYEGSPVSLQGAIDLLKKASATLAGGPLTVFGVAVSYSPTIGNSELQRNPVVISIPLSQLDENFKLTPNTETGHLPLRVVSSVRGEHTQFYLSPTGGSLSNEVRIRYITLDPHTNLYTFTTEGILPRTLTWTPNSPPGDSLLGSTELPVTQPEIRILPGARITQIEGRIDEHPTCDDADIDDYVLVFPMESGIQPVYVMASRTGPRYEPGTVTGAGQTVGPDWMSAARESSGVPIPSQIADSLRGQEMKDFDSFREKLWSAVANEPELIKQFSSRNQAIMKDGYSPYAPRNEQVGGREKFEIHHVHPIGEGGDVYNIDNMAITTPKSHITIHSKSNGERK; the protein is encoded by the coding sequence ATGAGAGAGCGAATCGAAAACAGCAAAGTCATCGATTCCGAGTATCGTAATATATTTATAAAACTTACCGAAACGACCATAAAAGAACTCGAGCAAGCGAAAAAATCAGCAATAGGTGCTCGTCCGCTTTCGCCTTTGGAAAAAGCGAAGACAGAGCATGAAGTAACGCTAAAATCTATTCACTCCAAAGAAACCGAGTATCAAGCACGCACCAAAAATGCTTACTCGCTGTATGGTCACAATCCATTCTTCCTAATGAAGGAATTGTCTTTCAAAAGAGTAATGGAAAGCCTGCAGACCTCCCCACCCAATATCGCCGTCGCTTACTCAGCGATCGATAACGCGTACCGATCAGCGTTGGAGCTGAAACGGCTTTCATTGCAAAATGACATCCTTGCTGGACAACTGGAACACGCATCAAAAAAAGTCGAGCAGGCTGCTGTCAAATCTGGGCAAAGTGATTCCGCATCAGCAGCAAATGAAAAACTTAGGATTATCAATCAGGAAAAAAATACTCACCTCCAGCTTCTTCCAGGCTTTTTGCTAAGAAAAGTTTCATCGACGCTAGGCGCAACAGGCGGGCTAACCTCCTCCCAGTCGCTTAGGAACTACAAAGCAGCCTTAGCCAAGATTATTGCAACTGAGCGTGCAGCTATCGCTGCTTTTGCGAAAGCCAATCCGAACATCAAGCCTCCCTTGAGTAAACCTGAGCTCGATGCCCTCAACAATCTTGTGGCGCTACAGGCAAAAACAAACCTAGGAAAGCGATGGCAGGACTACCATGTATCCCTTCTTCACTCAGAATCCGTTCGACATTTAATAAAAACAACTAACGCCTTTACCGGACTCATCGACAGGGCTTTAGCAGCCGAACGCTTACAAGAACAGCTACGTGTTGCAGCCGAAAAAAAAGCACAAGCACTAAAGCAAGCGCAAGCCCGAGCTGCGGCGCAACGAGCCGAACAAGAACGAAAACAGAAAATCGCGGCGGCATTGGCAGACCGTTTCAACGCGCTGCTCCATCAGTTCAACCAAGCCCAGCCTGAAGACATCAATCAAAAACTGCCTTGGATGCAGCAAAAGCACCGGGAACTGTCTATCGCGCACCGGGACGCAACCAAAGCAGAGCACGCAGTAGGCAATCTTTTCAATGTATTGACGAGTGATTCACGGAAGACTTCGCTGCGTAAAGCACAAGCCGATATCGATGCGACTTTTCGGTTGAAACATCACATCGAAAATATACAGCTATCCACCGCCAGCGGCACGCTGGCATCAGCACGGCCACTCATGACGACTCCCGACGGCCTGATCGCTGGGTATGAGGGTTCGCCCGTTTCGTTGCAAGGCGCCATAGATCTACTGAAGAAGGCGAGTGCCACCCTGGCGGGTGGTCCATTGACGGTATTTGGCGTGGCGGTGTCTTACTCTCCGACAATCGGCAATAGCGAGCTTCAGCGTAATCCAGTGGTGATCAGTATTCCGCTGTCCCAACTGGATGAGAATTTCAAACTAACTCCAAATACTGAAACAGGTCATTTACCGCTTCGCGTCGTGTCATCGGTTCGCGGGGAGCATACTCAGTTTTATCTTTCACCGACCGGTGGAAGTTTATCCAACGAGGTTCGGATCAGATACATAACACTTGATCCACACACCAATCTCTACACTTTCACGACAGAGGGGATTCTTCCAAGGACACTGACTTGGACGCCGAACAGCCCTCCAGGGGATAGTCTCCTTGGATCGACTGAGTTGCCTGTGACGCAGCCGGAAATCAGGATCCTTCCAGGGGCCAGGATTACCCAGATAGAGGGGAGAATAGACGAGCATCCAACCTGCGATGACGCTGACATTGACGATTATGTGCTGGTATTCCCAATGGAATCGGGAATTCAGCCAGTCTATGTCATGGCGAGTCGTACCGGGCCGCGTTATGAGCCAGGGACAGTGACCGGTGCCGGACAAACAGTCGGCCCAGATTGGATGAGCGCCGCTAGGGAATCAAGCGGCGTTCCGATTCCCAGCCAGATAGCGGATAGCTTGCGTGGTCAAGAAATGAAAGATTTTGATAGCTTTAGAGAAAAATTATGGAGCGCTGTTGCAAACGAACCAGAGTTAATCAAACAATTCAGCTCTCGAAATCAGGCGATAATGAAAGACGGCTACTCTCCATATGCGCCGCGTAACGAACAGGTAGGGGGACGAGAAAAGTTTGAGATACATCATGTGCACCCAATTGGCGAGGGCGGTGATGTATACAATATCGACAATATGGCTATCACGACGCCTAAGAGCCATATTACTATTCACTCAAAAAGCAATGGTGAGCGAAAATGA
- a CDS encoding bacteriocin immunity protein — protein MIKKPYEQYTRKEFLHLIERLFNKEYSSETELDALVHQIVDTSEHPDGTDIIFYPSKGVEDTPLGILNSIEFWREQNGKPGFKPE, from the coding sequence ATGATTAAAAAACCGTACGAACAATATACTCGCAAAGAGTTCCTACACCTTATCGAGCGCTTATTTAATAAAGAATACTCATCCGAGACCGAACTCGATGCGCTAGTACATCAGATTGTCGACACTTCAGAGCATCCAGATGGAACCGATATTATTTTTTACCCTAGCAAGGGAGTTGAAGATACGCCCCTGGGAATACTTAACAGCATTGAGTTCTGGCGAGAACAAAACGGAAAACCCGGTTTCAAGCCAGAATGA
- a CDS encoding energy transducer TonB: MLLLCLSGMSGAADVLLVPEHNPKPDYPTTLVRQGITGVARVGFMVHADGHVDEIAILHSDHPDFAEAAREAVSQWRFKPWTVDHEHPAQTHVVAPFEFRLDGLPLDTNKWIKTWKCSDINAHAKGQRWEQDLLPFHYTRLYLSNAFLVKQLPENERLALIARFNRLLPSIVQRCGRFPATRYVRMLPKEIRELL, encoded by the coding sequence ATGCTGTTGCTGTGCTTGTCCGGCATGAGCGGGGCAGCGGATGTGTTGTTGGTGCCCGAACACAATCCCAAGCCGGATTACCCGACGACTCTGGTCCGGCAGGGCATCACGGGTGTGGCCCGGGTCGGCTTCATGGTGCATGCCGATGGTCATGTCGATGAGATCGCGATCCTGCACAGCGATCATCCGGACTTTGCCGAAGCCGCACGGGAGGCCGTGAGCCAATGGCGCTTCAAGCCCTGGACAGTGGACCACGAACACCCGGCGCAGACGCACGTGGTAGCGCCCTTCGAGTTCCGTCTGGATGGCTTGCCGCTGGATACGAATAAATGGATCAAGACCTGGAAATGCTCGGACATCAACGCACACGCCAAGGGCCAGCGATGGGAACAGGACTTGCTCCCGTTCCACTACACACGCCTTTATTTGTCCAATGCGTTTCTCGTCAAACAGCTACCGGAAAACGAGCGCCTGGCCTTGATCGCCCGGTTCAACAGGCTCCTGCCCTCGATCGTGCAGCGTTGTGGGCGTTTTCCTGCGACACGGTATGTGCGGATGCTGCCGAAGGAGATTCGCGAGTTGCTTTAG
- the glpT gene encoding glycerol-3-phosphate transporter, which translates to MFAFFRPAAHQAVLPEEKIDSTYRRLRWQIFAGIFIGYAGYYLLRKNFSLAMPYLIDEGYTRGQLGLAMSAIAIAYGLSKFLMGLVSDRSNPRYFLPFGLLVSAGVMFVFGFAPWATSSVTIMFILLFINGWAQGMGWPPSGRTMVHWWSQKERGGVVSVWNVAHNVGGGLIGPLFLLGMAWFNDWHAAFYVPATVALVVAVFAFATMRDTPQSVGLPPIEKYKNDYPEGYDASHENEFSAKEIFVKYVLRNKMLWYIAMANVFVYLLRYGVLDWAPTYLKEAKGFTVDKSSWAYFFYEWAGIPGTLLCGWMSDKIFRGNRGLTGMVFMALVTVATLVYWLNPAGNPTVDMIALVSIGFLIYGPVMLIGLQALELAPKKAAGTAAGFTGLFGYLGGSVAASAAMGYTVDHFGWDGGFVLLIGACLLAMAFLAPTLWHKQIASQSREAVA; encoded by the coding sequence ATGTTTGCTTTCTTTCGACCTGCCGCACACCAGGCAGTCCTGCCTGAAGAAAAAATAGACAGCACCTACCGACGCCTTCGCTGGCAGATCTTCGCCGGGATCTTCATTGGCTACGCCGGGTATTACCTGCTGCGCAAGAACTTCTCCCTGGCCATGCCCTATCTGATCGACGAGGGTTACACCCGTGGCCAGCTGGGCCTGGCCATGTCGGCCATCGCCATTGCCTACGGGCTGTCGAAGTTCCTCATGGGCCTGGTGTCCGACCGTTCCAATCCGCGTTACTTCCTGCCCTTCGGCTTGCTGGTCTCGGCGGGGGTGATGTTCGTGTTCGGTTTCGCGCCCTGGGCAACGTCCAGCGTCACCATCATGTTCATCCTGCTATTCATCAACGGCTGGGCCCAAGGCATGGGCTGGCCGCCAAGCGGACGGACCATGGTGCACTGGTGGTCGCAGAAGGAACGTGGCGGCGTGGTGTCGGTGTGGAACGTGGCGCACAACGTCGGCGGCGGCCTGATCGGTCCGCTGTTCCTGCTGGGGATGGCCTGGTTCAATGATTGGCACGCGGCATTCTATGTGCCTGCTACCGTAGCGCTCGTCGTTGCGGTGTTTGCCTTCGCGACCATGCGCGACACCCCGCAATCGGTGGGCTTGCCGCCGATCGAGAAATACAAGAACGACTACCCGGAAGGCTACGACGCCAGCCACGAGAACGAATTCAGCGCCAAGGAAATCTTCGTCAAGTACGTGCTGCGCAACAAAATGCTCTGGTACATCGCCATGGCCAACGTCTTCGTCTACCTGCTGCGCTACGGCGTGCTGGACTGGGCGCCGACCTACCTCAAGGAAGCCAAGGGCTTCACGGTGGACAAGAGCTCCTGGGCCTATTTCTTCTACGAGTGGGCGGGCATTCCTGGCACGCTGCTGTGTGGCTGGATGTCGGACAAGATCTTCCGTGGCAATCGTGGCCTGACCGGCATGGTGTTCATGGCCTTGGTGACCGTGGCAACCCTGGTGTACTGGCTGAATCCGGCCGGCAACCCGACCGTCGACATGATCGCCCTGGTTTCCATCGGTTTCCTGATCTACGGCCCGGTGATGCTGATCGGTTTGCAGGCATTGGAACTGGCGCCGAAGAAAGCCGCCGGTACCGCTGCGGGTTTCACTGGCCTGTTTGGTTATCTGGGTGGTTCGGTCGCGGCCAGCGCCGCCATGGGCTACACCGTGGACCATTTTGGCTGGGACGGTGGGTTTGTGCTGTTGATCGGTGCGTGCCTGCTGGCGATGGCATTCCTCGCGCCAACCCTGTGGCACAAACAAATCGCCAGTCAGAGCCGCGAAGCGGTCGCCTGA
- a CDS encoding gamma-glutamylcyclotransferase — translation MSAIESAITCALYPPRLELGPQLTREQLLASMQLTMSLHQGGPVWLFAYGSLIWRPECTAVERMRGRVHGYHRGLYLWSHEHRGTPELPGLVFGLDRGGSCSGFAYRLPEENLEDSLFALWQREMPVPSYRPHWLSCRLEDGSRVQALGFVLERHLPSYAGNLPDHVLSQVFESACGRYGTTRDYVEQTVHALRSHAMPDRSLEARLKRCQSALDQATASRL, via the coding sequence ATGAGTGCTATCGAATCCGCCATCACCTGTGCCTTGTACCCGCCACGACTCGAGCTGGGGCCGCAGTTGACCCGTGAGCAATTGCTCGCCTCGATGCAATTGACCATGAGTCTTCACCAGGGCGGCCCTGTCTGGTTGTTCGCTTACGGTTCACTGATCTGGCGGCCGGAATGCACGGCAGTGGAGCGCATGCGCGGTCGGGTCCATGGTTATCATCGCGGTTTGTACCTGTGGTCCCACGAACACCGTGGCACCCCGGAGTTGCCGGGGCTGGTGTTCGGATTGGATCGCGGCGGCTCGTGCAGCGGGTTCGCCTACCGATTGCCGGAGGAGAATCTCGAAGACTCGCTGTTTGCCCTCTGGCAGCGCGAGATGCCGGTGCCGTCCTATCGCCCGCACTGGCTCAGTTGCCGTCTCGAGGATGGCAGCCGGGTGCAAGCCTTGGGATTTGTGCTGGAGCGGCACCTGCCCAGCTATGCCGGCAACTTGCCGGACCATGTGCTGAGCCAGGTGTTCGAAAGTGCCTGCGGGCGTTACGGCACCACTCGCGATTACGTCGAGCAGACCGTCCACGCCCTGCGTAGCCACGCCATGCCAGACCGAAGTCTGGAGGCGCGGCTCAAGCGCTGCCAATCAGCGCTGGATCAGGCGACCGCTTCGCGGCTCTGA